In Parasteatoda tepidariorum isolate YZ-2023 chromosome 2, CAS_Ptep_4.0, whole genome shotgun sequence, one DNA window encodes the following:
- the LOC122271549 gene encoding tigger transposable element-derived protein 4, producing MEKKRRDFTMKEKVDILNRYNKLPKMSQRNVAVQFKVSQPLLCKILKNREDIVKKCTLNENLNCKRNRDGKDKEVESALKLWFTNVHERGACVNGPILRQKAEDSAAKLGKGNFIATERWFHCWKKRQNILFRRTYGEQKDADNVAADQWFKEEWPKFIATYSLEDVYNADETGLYFRALPEHTYMFQKESTQGCKTSKESLTLLCCASMTGTKENLLVIGKSKKPRCFKGVKNLPVDYFANQMG from the coding sequence atggaAAAGAAAAGGAGAGATTTTACTATGAAGGAAAAGGTTGACATTTTAAATCGTTACAATAAATTGCCGAAAATGAGCCAAAGGAATGTTGCTGTTCAATTTAAAGTTTCGCAGCCgcttttgtgcaaaattttaaaaaatcgtgaaGATATCGTAAAAAAGTGCACTTTGAACGAAAATCTGAATTGTAAAAGAAATCGAGATGGAAAAGACAAAGAGGTTGAATCTGCATTAAAACTCTGGTTCACAAACGTTCACGAAAGGGGCGCTTGCGTAAATGGTCCAATTTTGCGCCAAAAAGCTGAAGATTCAGCTGCAAAATTGGGTAAAGGAAACTTCATAGCCACAGAAAGATGGTTCCACTGCTGGAAAAAGAGGCAGAACATACTCTTCCGAAGGACATACGGTGAACAAAAAGATGCCGATAATGTAGCCGCAGATCAGTGGTTTAAAGAAGAATGGCCTAAATTTATTGCCACATATTCACTTGAAGATGTATATAACGCTGATGAAACTGGCCTATATTTTCGTGCGTTGCCTGAACACACCTACATGTTTCAGAAGGAAAGTACTCAAGGGTGTAAAACCTCCAAGGAAAGCCTAACTTTGCTATGTTGCGCTAGTATGACCGGCACTAAAGAAAACCTTTTGGTGATTGGAAAAAGTAAGAAGCCTCGCTGTTTCAAAGGTGTGAAAAATCTGCCCGTCGATTATTTTGCCAACCAAATGGGATGA